Genomic segment of Perca flavescens isolate YP-PL-M2 chromosome 7, PFLA_1.0, whole genome shotgun sequence:
GCTCaagtctgttcagtgtgttccgtGCTGTCGTCCGCCGGAGGGGCCGTTGGCCtttattttggccgacctgacatgttcagtcggaggcagggcagtcgggactcacccggaaatggcgagcggaatgagcgtgactagagtctctcaaaatctgacgaaaatcttctaaactgaccttttttgatctgaaatgaagacagattcagcaactgcatggcctatttctcgcttaaaatgttttcagaaacatgtttcagtgaactattttagtacaatatgagatcgtattctaaACAGgccaccatgacagtctggctttgaatttccggagaaaacaaacccatgtgacgcgttcgtccaatcagctgccggttttcattttttggggcgacaatacagattagcgccgcctgctgttatggagacgtattacgtctcgtctctttggtgtgttctgtggcactttttggaccaactctgggagactgatcagtccgactggctttccTGCCGACAGTCgtccgtctggttggtgtgtaactgcttTAAGATGTAAACACGAGGCAGGAATTGGCCTGTAAACTCAAAGCTGATGCGATGAAAAGAGTTGTTCTTCATTCTGTCTCACTAAAAGCAGCAAATACTTTGAAGCAAGTACGCTATGGTGCAGAGAACGGttaaaatgaatgaggaaatatGTCTTTAGAGGTCATTTCCTGTGAAATTTGCATTATTTTTAGACTCTTAACACCTGCAATGATAAAATGCAATGACAAAATGGTAAGGTGCCCACTGGGgcaattcatttttaaaattcaCTTACTGTAGAAGTCCTGTTTTTCTCAGAAGCTTATTATGATTCACTATTAAACCAAACATTTAAATGTGGTCTTCACAGACGGGTAGAtccaataataaaattaaaattcaaAATTAAAACTAGTTTGTTAATACAAGTGGGACTGAACCTAACCATTAAAAAGTAGTGTTGACATTACACTTTTCAGATGGTGCTATTAACCAGTACCACAACAGAATTAATTTGGTGTGTTCATGTGCTGTCTTGTTGTATTTAACTCATCTCAAGACATTTTCTTTAAGACTAGTCTTCCTTTCAAGTGATATTGTAAGTTGTTGCATGTTTTATGGTTTATctctaaattaaataaatgggaTGCACCGATGCCAGTGTCGGGTATTGGTCCAATGCCGTGTGCATGTATTACTCATAATCATAAAATTACACCGATACTACCACACCCTATACCACCTCATAGCATCGTGACATTAACTTCTCCATCAAGCAGGTAGGCTATAGGCGGTGGAAGAGGAGCAGTTCCAGCCGTTTAGAGATTTTTTGGCTGTAAATATAACAAAGGCTCTTACCCAATACATAGTGAATATTGACAACAATTCATTTAGGAAGATCCAGCGGAAGTCTTTCATTTTCAGCCGGATATCCGTGACCTtactctttctttgtgttggaattctaaactttggtggatttatgaggactatggttaactgctcctcagatctctgttgggtaaacccagacagctagctagacaacATTTGGTCTAACTCTTGTTTATGGTATCTTATCTTTTCCTGATTTGTAATCACCATCATTAAATTTGTTGTACAATACTGTTTTCCTCAAACCATTATTTATCAAAATGATTACTATTTCCACAAAGTAAGATCACTATAGTTGGAGGGATTTTGCACAGCTATGCTGATAGCTGttaatctgtgttgttttcccATTGTGCTTGATCATATTAATATTGACACATGAATCTGCCGCTATTCTTTTCATTATTCTTCCTTTGCTACCCTTTAATGTGCAGTTGCAGTCAGTGAAGCTCATACAGTTTGCATCCtgtttatttttacacattCACACTATGAACTTCCTGTTTCAATCCAAAGAGATAATGCATAGCACTGAGCCCCCGATCACAAAACACGGTCCTGTTCTCTCATCAAACCTTTCTGAAAGTGAACagtgacattttcaaataataataataataaattaatttcctttctttttgagCGTGTTAATAGCAATATCACCATAACATAGATAACAACCTTGACCCAGAACAAGATGATGCAATACAATAATTCAATTTCATTCACACACCAGTGGAACTTGACTAGGGGTGAGACGCATGACAGCTTTACGAGCTTGCTGGAGCAGCTGTCTGAGCTGAGCAGGAATATCTTCATTTCCATGGAGGTAAACCAGAGGGTTGAGAGCACTGTTCAGACACACAAGGCCACGACTTATCTGACGAGCAATGTAGACTCCATTAGACCATTCACGGCATATCTTCTGATTTTGCAGAACTCTTGACCAGAGGTTGAGGCTCTTCAGTACATGATAGGGGATGTAACaaacagagaagagaagaatcACGATGAACAACAACTTCAAGCATCTCTGTTTCAGTACCTTGTCAGTGATATTTGTGCGGCAGAGAACGACAATCACATGTCCATAGCAGCCCAGTGTGATGAGCAATGGGATACAAAACCCAGTGAATGTCCATCCAAGGCTGTATTTAATGTAATCATCCACATAGATGTCAGAGGTGGTATCGAAGCATTGCTCAGTGTTGTTTTGAGATGTTTTGCTGTAGAACATGTCTGGAAGACTTTGAACGCTGACTAAAAACCAAACCATGACTGAGATCCCCACAGAGTGAGTGACAGTTATTCTTCCCATCACTCTCATTGGATGGACAATAGCCAGGTACCTGTACACACTTATACAAGTAAGGAACCCAATGCTGCCATATAAATTCAGGTTGAAGCAGAATCGTGTTATCTTGCAGAATGCGTCTCCAAAGATCCACTTTCTCTCCACAAAGTGGTACACCACCAAAAAGGGGAGTGTGAGCAGGTATAGAATATCAGCAAGTCCGAGATTGAGAACAAACACATTAACGATGCCCAGTTTCTTCCATTTCTGCAGCAAAGACTTCAATCCCCATCCATTAGCTACCAGACCAATGATGAAGACTAAGATGTAAACAGGAGGCAGGAATCTGCCTGTAAAGTCAAATCTGATATCTTGACAAGATCCGTTCGTCATTGTCTTCTGGACAGTTAGTACAGCTCCTTCTCTTGCTGGGTGTGAGATAGAATAGACAGAAACAGAGTCAAAGCATCTGTGGTTCAGAgaatatttcctgttttatgcCTCACCCTTGACATACGTTTGAGTTCCTGCACTTGCTGGTATCCAGGAAACAACACGGGTTGGTTGGTTTGTCAGATTCtttttaattgaaaatataaaattaaaagtCATCTAAGGGAATCCATGTTGAGCCCAAGTAACACCTTACACTATAATTACAGGTTTATATGTGCTTGTGCTGCCTTACATGCagattttatttccttttttgacGCCTCTGACAAAACCTTATGAGAAATGGAAAATCTATTTAGTAACCTATGCCTTTAGTTAGCACCATTTCTAATGTGAGAGTTTTAAACATTTAGGGTATGCCTAttatatttctgtgtcatgAAGTCATAATAAGTAGCCAGCTTGTAGTTATTTAGATAAATTATATCAAGataaaggcaaggcaaggcaaggcaaggcaaggcagctttatttatatagcacatttcagcaacagggcaattcaaagtgctttacataaaacattaaagagcagttagaaaacaattaaaaaacaataataaacaaattaaaaacattaaaagacaagaatacaattgatagtgcagtataagaataaaagttacagtgcaatataaaaaattaaagttaataaaatagattatttaaagaaaagcaacatcaaaaagataggtctttagcttagatttaaaagaactgagagttgcagtggACCTACAGGTttttgggagtttgttccagatatgtggagcataaaaactgaacgctgcttccccctgtttagttctgactctggggacaacaagtagacctgtcccagaccacctgagaggtctaggtgggtcataatgtagtagcagatcagaaatgtattttggccctaaaccgtttagtgatttataaaccagtaaaagtattttgaaatcaattctttgaggcactggaagccagtgtagagacttcagtactggagtgatgtgatccactttcttggttttagtgaggactcgagcagcagcgttctgaatcagctgaagctgtctgattgattttttagggagacctgtaaagacaccgttacagtagtcaagtctactgaagataaaagcatggacaagtttttccagatcctgctgagacataagccctttaacccttgatatatttttaaggtgataataggctgattttttaattatgttaatgtggcttttaaaatttaggtctgagtccatgactacaccaagatttcttgctttgtctgttgtttttaacattgtcgtttgaagcttaaaaatggaaggtttgatattggcctatagttgctcattagtgtcgtgtctaggttgttcttttttaggagtggcttgatgactgcagttttcagggcctgtgggaagatacctgagagcagagatgtgtttacaatctgtagaagatcagaagccaaacaattcgaaacatttttgaaaacacccgttggtagaatatcaaggcaacaggaggaggttttcagatgttgtataatgtcctccaggtttttaaggttgatcgtatgaaattgtgtcatgttggaatttgttttgcgtgcacactgtgacaacacatatcctgtacttgatatggaagcactgactgtttgtctaattttctgaattttgtctgtgaagaaggaggcaaagtcattgcaagccttggtagacaacagttcagatgctattggtactggagggtttgttaatctattaacagtagcaaacaaagcacgtgaattattattgtttctggcaataacgtcagagaaaaaggaccgtcttgcattccttagttccatattataaatgtgaagtctctctttataagtgttataatggacctggagattagattttcgccaactgcgttcagcttttcgacactctcttttttctgttctcacaactataaaatttctccatggaggtctttccttaccagagacagctttgaccttagtgggagcaatagcatcaataacattcgtaattttacagttgaaattatctacaagctcagtgactgaggccccagtgagggcgggtgtagaggagaaaagctgaatgaatgattcactggtgttttcactgatataccgttttctgattaactttgtttgaacacttttgggcagagagatagtgccgttaaagaaaacacaggaatgatcagagagagcaacatcagtcaccacaaccttggaaatgttcagacccttggagataaacaagtccagagtgtgccccttattgtgtgtgggctgtgtcacatgctgagtcgctccatagctctcaaaaacacaacacagttctttggtccctcggtcctgggggttgtcaacatgaatgttgaaatcaccagcaataattacacggtcaaagttaatacagattatagacaacagttcagtaaagtcttcaaagaagtttgcacagtatttaggtggcctgtagatatttagaagtagagcttgaggggaggatcttagctgaagagccacatattcaaaagaagcaacattttcgtaagatatttgcgtacattggaatgagtcattaaacaaaatggcgactccacctcctttcttattcactctattctcactcataaaactgaagttagggggggctgactcaatgagaacagcagcactgttattatggtccaaccaggtatcagttaaaaacataaaatcaagattgtggttgataataaaatcattgattaaaaatgattttcctgccaaagacctaacgtttagtagtgctagtgttagtgcgttttcattttttgggacagactgtggctgacgaggaatggatgctaaatttgcaaagtttgcagttacgtgcttattcaccattcttttttgattacctatcacaacataaattgtggaagaatctaatacgtagggcccaggcttgtcttggctgctaggcatgcagcctggacccggcccatatcagttaatgcttactgcattttacacacaagcatccttatcagtttggggagaaggagttaactgccgtccttgagggggcagaggtacctggcgttttacgatgggagaaggaaggggggcatacttggttccagcatttaccagctgcttgatctggtcagtgaactccaacatggggatgggggaaagaggggagagcgatgtatccttaaagaggtcctcaaagctttcgtggttgtcaaaggggtttgaggagtgttggacgggtgagaaggggggttgagatttctcatctccggtctttggtctcccatggtcaaatctttgctcaggtggggactgtggtggctcactgccgcactttgttgtgtcttcctcttgttttggttcatcttgtctcgtgtccttggccaagggagcagatgtgtggtgcagaaagtaaagtatgctagaggtgaacagctttactcctggcttgttaaggaatagtccatctgctttaaaaagatgtctgcagccacagaaaatgttaaaattgtcaatgaactgcatagaatggttgttggtacatgcagttgaaagccatctgttcagtgccaacagtctgtcgaaactctcagctcctcctctgactggcggtatagggccactgacaaacacctttgcgtttagggagctgactgtgttcagcagattcataaagtcacgattcagcacttcaaacttttgctttacaacatcatttgaccctatatgcagtataatgttcttcacagttgggtgtgctgctacgatatctgggattctttgggccaagtcagacaccatgtctttgggaaaacagagtattttggtgtttttactgctttttatatctttcacagcagagtcacccacaatcagagtttggggcccagtcattagctttccctgtagctttttacttttagaattgctctcagtccttaccctgctgtgtgacgatgagacgtaatccaggtcatgtccagggtcctgcaacagaggagcaaatctgttcttcacctgcacactcagttgttggggaggcattttgttgctgattttcccttttgcagctgtccacgaccgtgtcctgctaagtacaggggttgaagaggcgctctgcTTGGGtgataatgcaggccagccggtcgtatcacaaatctcagggcgctgtgtcctgcccgttagtcgtcctcccatttcccaggaaaatgatttactcttaggctttgcaccaaaagagttccagggaggactgccacttgttgatttattatccattccacagccctcctgtttctttgtggtcttgctggtgctagttagccgtgtgttagcatgcttttgtccattgttttgggtcactggtaaagtggtgtcatttccacatgtcacttccatatttacttctaaccggtaaattttggtttccagaactgcaatcttctgaaggagtttgtagtagtcctctatggagaagggtggcatcttgttgctaattagctttagctacagtcactttaggacaggcttgagctattggtatgccacgctcacgcagatttttttttaaatatgacaatagcctactatgtctacaaaaaatgtatagtccagtgatttataagtatccaagagccgctgctcatagtttctctcagaggaaaagcaagattatcagcagaaatatgcaagcagaagcaggagcaagcaatagagcgtctgcactgtaagaagcaggaagtGAAGAGTGttttacagaaataaaataaaatgtttacactTCATAGTTTGTCAGAT
This window contains:
- the LOC114559101 gene encoding P2Y purinoceptor 1-like, whose protein sequence is MTNGSCQDIRFDFTGRFLPPVYILVFIIGLVANGWGLKSLLQKWKKLGIVNVFVLNLGLADILYLLTLPFLVVYHFVERKWIFGDAFCKITRFCFNLNLYGSIGFLTCISVYRYLAIVHPMRVMGRITVTHSVGISVMVWFLVSVQSLPDMFYSKTSQNNTEQCFDTTSDIYVDDYIKYSLGWTFTGFCIPLLITLGCYGHVIVVLCRTNITDKVLKQRCLKLLFIVILLFSVCYIPYHVLKSLNLWSRVLQNQKICREWSNGVYIARQISRGLVCLNSALNPLVYLHGNEDIPAQLRQLLQQARKAVMRLTPSQVPLVCE